From Garra rufa chromosome 19, GarRuf1.0, whole genome shotgun sequence, the proteins below share one genomic window:
- the LOC141292279 gene encoding complement factor B-like: MESKQQLKWLMLTVIYPLITGAQFSMSKRDISCPKENLSITGGSFVLSNGYSHGSLLTYICPNGYYPSVRSRHCQYGLWTSTTKIIKTPECKKITCPNPRVFKNGEVIPYKDKYYVNDTTTYSCPSDYMFRGSAVRVCKPNGKWSGSTPICGDNIDHCPDPGVPPGSSRAGNMFNIDDKVTYRCESPLTLIGSKVRVCQDGGQWSGTEPQCYADFTYDTPEEASDAFTNTLKTNLAFSQLHEKEQPGKKITVDQDGILDIYIAVDASDSIKEKDFDNAKTTIKMLIEKICQLSNLQSYYPVSPNYEILIFATDVMRINSMRTFKDERKLISLLKDLDDFSNESKGDKTAANITKVYSEILESMKMEEINNAMAFSETQHIVIVFTDGTDINIYIQYKQMKELVHPKSPLFLDLYVFGVGDDVYQEDLNDLVSQKDQEKHFFKLQDLAKVQEMFDHMIDESTSVGLCGVVWEGLENKRSAFPWLAQIYIARQKSSMCMGSLVSSSYILTAAHCFLEGDTPDKITVKLEKDMVVKVKKYAVHPEFNIRAKQHMGIQEYYEFDVALIQLERAVKTSFNLQPICIPCTKETNAALKLSEREGTCRKHEEILMSNSLVEAAFPSEMDADNSPKAIKRITIKLGKYRDACVEDAKKAKGINVKNASEIVTDNFLCSGGNKPRTDHVACKGESGGATYLNKKGRVIQVGVVSWGSKDICKGKNKFTSVEDSRDYHINLFSEKIRSFLKKHLENDDIGHPLTFL; this comes from the exons ATGGAGAGTAAGCAGCAGCTGAAATGGTTAATGCTTACAGTGATATACCCTCTTATCACAG GTGCTCAATTCTCCATGTCCAAAAGAGACATTTCATGTCCCAAAGAGAACCTAAGCATTACTGGAGGGAGCTTTGTTCTTTCTAATGGCTACTCACATGGGAGTCTACTAACATACATCTGCCCGAATGGATATTACCCATCGGTTCGGTCACGTCATTGTCAGTATGGACTCTGGACCTCAACGACCAAAATCATAAAAACTCCAGAGTGCAAAA AGATCACGTGTCCCAATCCTCGTGTTTTCAAGAATGGAGAGGTGATTCCATATAAAGACAAGTACTATGTAAATGACACAACTACCTACTCATGTCCATCTGATTATATGTTTCGTGGCTCAGCGGTCCGTGTTTGCAAGCCTAATGGCAAGTGGAGTGGAAGCACGCCAATTTGTGGAGATAACA TTGATCACTGTCCTGACCCTGGTGTTCCCCCTGGTAGCAGTCGAGCAGGGAACATGTTTAACATAGACGACAAAGTCACGTACCGCTGCGAGAGTCCATTGACCTTGATCGGTTCCAAAGTGCGAGTGTGTCAGGATGGTGGCCAGTGGTCAGGAACAGAGCCACAATGTTACG CTGATTTCACATACGACACCCCAGAGGAAGCATCAGACGCTTTTACCAACACTCTAAAGACAAATCTAGCGTTTTCTCAGTTGCATGAAAAAG AACAGCCGGGTAAGAAAATAACTGTGGATCAGGATGGAATACTTGATATTTACATTGCTGTGGATGCATCTGACAGCATAAAGGAGAAGGATTTTGACAATGCAAAAACCACCATTAAAATGCTTATAGAGAAGATATGTCAATTGTCAAACCTTCAGAG TTATTACCCGGTCTCCCCAAACTATGAGATCCTGATATTTGCTACAGACGTTATGCGGATAAACTCTATGAGGACCTTCaaagatgaaagaaaattaaTAAGTCTCCTTAAAGATCTGGACGATTTTAGTAATGAGA GTAAAGGAGATAAAACAGCTGCCAATATTACCAAAGTCTATTCAGAGATTTTAGAGAGCATGAAAATGGAGGAGATCAACAATGCAATGGCCTTCAGTGAGACCCAACACATCGTCATAGTGTTCACTGATGGTACTGACATTAACATTTACATacaatacaaacaaatgaaagagttagttcacccaaaaa GTCCTCTATTTCTAGATCTTTATGTATTTGGAGTCGGAGATGATGTGTATCAAGAGGACTTAAATGACTTGGTGTCACAGAAGGACCAAGAAAAACACTTCTTTAAGCTTCAAGACTTAGCAAAAGTGCAAGAGATGTTTGACCACATGATTG ATGAGAGCACCAGTGTAGGATTGTGTGGGGTTGTGTGGGAAGGCTTAGAAAATAAACGCAGTGCATTTCCTTGGCTGGCGCAGATTTATATTGCT CGTCAAAAAAGTTCCATGTGCATGGGGTCATTAGTGTCCTCAAGTTACATCTTGACAGCGGCTCACTGCTTCTTAGAGGGAGACACACCTGATAAGATAACAGTTAAACTGGAAAAAGACATGG TTGTAAAAGTGAAAAAATATGCAGTTCATCCTGAATTTAACATCAGAGCAAAACAGCATATGGGAATACAGGAATACTATGAATTTGATGTTGCTCTTATACAGCTGGAAAGAGCTGTTAAGACGAGTTTTAATCTACA ACCAATCTGCATCCCATGCACTAAAGAAACTAATGCAGCTCTGAAACTTTCAGAAAGGGAAGGGACGTGCAGGAAACATG AGGAAATACTAATGAGCAACTCCCTTGTGGAAGCTGCTTTCCCGTCTGAAATGGATGCTGATAATAGTCCCAAAGCAATTAAACGCATCACAATCAAGCTTGGAAAATAT CGGGATGCTTGTGTTGAAGATGCAAAAAAAGCTAAAGGAATCAATGTGAAAAATGCCAGTGAAATAGTTACAGACAACTTTCTGTGCAGTGGTGGTAATAAACCAAGAACAGATCACGTTGCCTGCAAAG